A genomic region of uncultured Methanobrevibacter sp. contains the following coding sequences:
- the galU gene encoding UTP--glucose-1-phosphate uridylyltransferase GalU — translation MKAVIPAAGFGTRFLPATKAQPKEMLPVYDKPTIQYVIEEAVASGIDDILIVTGRNKRSIEDHFDKSFELEQTLQSAGKDDRLRQVRAITDLADICYVRQKEQRGLGDAIYCAEKHVGGEPFAVLLGDSITKGPTPCTKQLIDVYEKYGASAISLEEVPKHKVERYGIIKGTEVEKDVYNIEKLVEKPLAHQAPSNLAIMGRYVLTPDIFDKIDETEPGVGGEIQLTDALQKLDAIYGVTFDGKTYDIGNRFEWLKTSIEFAMDDEESKDDLMEYMKKVISQNE, via the coding sequence ATGAAAGCTGTAATTCCAGCAGCAGGTTTTGGAACAAGATTTTTACCTGCTACTAAGGCACAACCTAAGGAAATGTTGCCTGTTTATGACAAACCTACTATTCAGTATGTTATTGAAGAGGCAGTGGCATCAGGTATTGATGATATTTTAATTGTAACTGGTAGAAACAAAAGATCTATTGAAGACCACTTCGATAAATCCTTTGAACTGGAACAAACATTGCAAAGCGCTGGTAAAGATGACCGTTTAAGACAGGTTCGTGCAATTACTGATTTGGCTGATATCTGTTATGTAAGGCAAAAAGAACAGAGAGGACTTGGAGATGCAATTTATTGCGCTGAAAAGCATGTTGGTGGAGAACCATTCGCTGTTCTTTTAGGTGATTCAATCACTAAAGGTCCAACTCCCTGCACAAAGCAATTAATTGATGTTTATGAAAAGTATGGTGCATCTGCAATTTCTCTTGAAGAGGTTCCAAAGCATAAGGTAGAGAGATATGGAATCATTAAAGGAACTGAAGTGGAAAAGGATGTTTATAATATTGAAAAACTTGTTGAAAAACCATTGGCCCACCAAGCTCCTTCAAATCTTGCTATAATGGGAAGATATGTTTTGACCCCTGATATTTTTGATAAAATTGATGAAACAGAACCTGGTGTTGGTGGTGAAATTCAGCTTACCGATGCTCTTCAAAAATTGGATGCAATTTATGGAGTTACATTTGATGGAAAAACTTATGATATAGGTAATCGTTTCGAATGGCTTAAAACTTCAATTGAATTTGCAATGGATGATGAAGAGTCCAAAGATGATTTGATGGAATATATGAAAAAAGTGATTAGTCAAAATGAATAG
- a CDS encoding aldo/keto reductase has product MQYRLIEKTGDEVSALGFGAMRLPLKNGKINRELAKRQIYYAIDNGVNFIDTAYLYGDSEKFLGEILQGEYKDKVKICTKLPSIHVRKYEDMENFLDEQLKRLQRDYIDYYLIHSVDLKTVNRLLKKGLIDFLNKAKSEGKIKHVGFSYHGVKEEFDLLIDGYDWDVVMVQYNYFDENVQASTEGIEYAASKGMGIFVMEPLKGGILAGKMPKDAEEIFKKADSTKTTAQWALQWVLNNRNISCVFSGMNSIEQIEDNLVVANSTTPLSMTFEEMETVELVKRVMRNSLKINCSTCGYCMPCPQGVNIPECLKTYNEKYLFDHKGFINTSLIDYYQYVGGIMGKAANAGLCNGCGKCLRKCPQKLDIISELEKVKKEFEFPGIKYILPIVKTVGIPIYKYAIKLINR; this is encoded by the coding sequence ATGCAATATCGGTTGATTGAAAAAACCGGCGATGAAGTTTCTGCTTTAGGTTTTGGGGCAATGCGCCTTCCTTTAAAAAATGGTAAAATTAATCGAGAATTGGCTAAAAGGCAAATCTATTATGCAATTGATAATGGTGTTAATTTTATAGATACTGCCTATCTTTATGGAGACAGCGAAAAATTTTTAGGCGAGATTCTTCAGGGTGAGTATAAGGATAAGGTTAAGATTTGCACAAAGCTGCCATCCATTCATGTTAGAAAATATGAAGATATGGAAAACTTTTTGGATGAACAGCTAAAACGACTCCAAAGAGATTATATTGATTATTATCTTATCCATTCAGTTGATTTGAAAACCGTTAACCGACTGCTTAAGAAAGGATTGATAGATTTTTTAAACAAGGCAAAAAGTGAAGGCAAGATTAAGCATGTTGGATTTTCATATCATGGTGTTAAGGAGGAATTCGACTTATTGATTGATGGCTATGACTGGGATGTGGTTATGGTTCAGTATAACTACTTTGATGAAAATGTTCAGGCCAGCACTGAAGGTATTGAATATGCTGCTTCAAAAGGAATGGGTATTTTTGTAATGGAACCTTTAAAGGGAGGTATTCTTGCAGGTAAAATGCCTAAAGATGCTGAAGAAATTTTCAAAAAAGCAGATTCCACCAAAACAACTGCACAATGGGCACTTCAATGGGTTTTAAACAATCGCAATATTTCCTGCGTATTTTCCGGAATGAATTCCATTGAACAAATTGAAGATAATTTGGTTGTTGCTAATTCCACAACACCTCTGTCCATGACATTTGAGGAAATGGAAACTGTGGAACTTGTCAAAAGAGTCATGAGAAATTCTTTAAAGATTAACTGTTCTACTTGTGGATACTGCATGCCATGTCCTCAGGGCGTCAATATTCCAGAATGCTTAAAAACATACAATGAAAAATACTTGTTCGATCATAAAGGTTTCATAAACACCTCATTGATAGATTACTATCAGTATGTTGGTGGAATCATGGGAAAAGCGGCCAATGCTGGTTTATGCAATGGCTGCGGCAAATGTCTGAGGAAATGCCCTCAAAAATTGGACATCATTTCCGAGCTTGAAAAAGTTAAAAAGGAATTTGAATTTCCAGGAATCAAATATATCCTTCCGATTGTTAAAACTGTTGGCATTCCAATATATAAATATGCCATTAAGCTAATTAATCGCTAA
- a CDS encoding TIGR04165 family Cys-rich peptide, whose protein sequence is MKLEELLAPCPKCGSKDKIAHRKLLDNHRAHAEMETVKCEECGYIFFVNDDMEEDEKKKLLNELNKIHG, encoded by the coding sequence ATGAAACTTGAAGAATTATTGGCACCATGTCCAAAATGTGGTTCAAAAGATAAAATTGCTCACAGAAAATTATTAGACAATCACAGGGCACATGCAGAAATGGAAACTGTAAAATGTGAAGAATGTGGTTATATTTTCTTTGTAAATGATGATATGGAAGAAGATGAAAAGAAAAAACTGTTAAATGAATTAAATAAGATACATGGTTAA
- a CDS encoding TIGR04083 family peptide-modifying radical SAM enzyme codes for MTFHVMIIPTLNCPSNCKYCWGSENKKEMMDLEIIDQICEWLADFRDDKVHFTFHGGEPLLAGYDFYEYSLEKLSQLPNFEGFSLQSNIWLLTDELIDLFVKYNVVVSTSIDGPKEINDYQRGDGYFDKTMSRYELAKSKGLIINFVLTVTDYSKDFSDELYDFFKNEKMNLKIHAALPSLRGDNADPWALDQEEHGKLLVDWLDKYLYDLDKFTVMDLDHICKSSLRRRGTLCTFADCIGTTLAVGSDGSIYPCYRFVGMPEYVLGNVGVNPSFDDLKESDAWAKLMEFRDYVDENCKKCRYVKYCEGGCPYNAIVAYQTPQAVDPQCTAYKMIFGEVSKRMNKEFAKSAFGMGAPAPRKEGEPFSIMDLAMKP; via the coding sequence ATGACATTTCATGTAATGATTATCCCTACTCTTAACTGTCCATCAAATTGTAAATATTGTTGGGGTTCTGAAAATAAAAAAGAAATGATGGATTTGGAAATTATCGACCAGATATGTGAGTGGTTAGCTGATTTTAGAGATGATAAAGTTCATTTCACTTTTCATGGCGGTGAACCTCTTCTTGCAGGTTATGACTTCTATGAGTATTCTTTGGAAAAGTTATCCCAATTGCCAAACTTCGAAGGATTTTCCCTTCAAAGCAATATCTGGCTTTTAACAGATGAATTGATTGATTTATTTGTTAAATACAATGTTGTTGTAAGTACAAGTATTGACGGACCGAAAGAAATAAATGATTATCAAAGGGGAGATGGATATTTTGATAAAACAATGTCCCGATATGAACTTGCAAAAAGCAAGGGGTTAATCATTAACTTTGTTTTGACAGTAACTGATTATTCTAAAGATTTCTCAGATGAACTGTATGATTTCTTTAAAAATGAAAAAATGAACCTTAAAATACATGCTGCCCTTCCGTCACTGAGGGGTGACAATGCTGATCCATGGGCTCTTGATCAGGAGGAACATGGTAAACTGCTTGTAGATTGGTTGGACAAGTATCTTTATGATTTGGATAAGTTCACTGTTATGGATCTTGACCATATCTGTAAATCTTCACTTAGAAGAAGAGGCACTCTCTGCACATTTGCAGATTGTATAGGTACAACATTGGCGGTAGGCTCTGACGGTTCGATTTATCCATGTTACAGATTTGTTGGAATGCCTGAATATGTTTTAGGAAATGTAGGTGTTAATCCTAGTTTTGATGATTTAAAGGAATCTGATGCATGGGCAAAACTAATGGAATTTAGAGATTATGTTGATGAAAACTGTAAAAAATGTCGATATGTTAAATATTGTGAAGGTGGATGTCCTTATAATGCTATTGTTGCATATCAAACACCTCAGGCAGTTGATCCTCAATGTACTGCATATAAAATGATATTCGGAGAAGTTTCAAAAAGAATGAATAAAGAATTTGCCAAATCAGCCTTTGGAATGGGCGCACCTGCTCCAAGAAAAGAAGGCGAACCATTTAGCATCATGGATTTGGCGATGAAACCTTGA
- a CDS encoding cation-translocating P-type ATPase, which translates to MIDEITDFLFGLKMTIISGIFLLIAVIFMIFGVETPIYLNPAWGTVIISGIPMLLLAMTRLIREKWISSPLLIAIAMVASLLIGEIFAAGEVAWIMALGALLEDWTVERAKKGLRNLINLTPQTGRRIVDGVEEVVPVDDIKIGDTLRILPGESVPVDGEIISGTSSLDQSIMTGESLPIDKEVGDEVFCGTMNMYGAIDIKATSLGENSSLQKLIDLVKAADEKQAPTQRIADKWATWLVPVALIIAIGAWLITGNIERGVTVLVVFCPCALILATPTAIMAAIGQATKYGVLIKSGEALETLGGLNTLVFDKTGTLTYGNLEVSDVISVKEDLTDLDLLKLTASCEKLSEHPLAKAIVNNAKEAEIDIEEPQDFKMYPGKGVTCKNSYGHVYAGNSKFLSENNIDINIDTQLNKLKNEGKASIIVALDSEVVGLIGLSDVIREDSKKMIDSLHNLGTETVLLTGDNTETANYFASQVGIGKVYGNLLPEEKLSWIEKFKSEGKQVCMIGDGVNDAPALKTADVSVAMGSVGSDVAIEAADIALLGDDIGKIPYLKKLSNSTLFTIKANIAISMTINAVAIVCSVLGLLNPVTGAIVHNAGSCLVVLNAALLYDRKFDDSIKKIDTKNTEHSHYHFHDDGEHSHSHEGVEIIDEIKTEKGIKHMHVHKHALDRQSCEPYHN; encoded by the coding sequence ATGATTGATGAAATAACTGACTTTCTATTCGGACTAAAAATGACTATTATTTCCGGCATATTTTTATTGATTGCAGTTATTTTTATGATTTTTGGAGTTGAAACTCCTATTTATTTAAACCCTGCATGGGGAACAGTAATAATAAGTGGTATTCCGATGTTATTGCTGGCAATGACCAGATTAATTCGTGAAAAATGGATTTCATCTCCACTATTGATTGCAATAGCAATGGTGGCATCCCTTTTGATTGGAGAGATATTTGCAGCAGGTGAAGTTGCATGGATTATGGCATTAGGTGCACTTCTTGAAGATTGGACTGTTGAGAGAGCTAAAAAAGGTTTAAGAAATTTAATTAATTTAACTCCACAAACTGGAAGAAGGATTGTTGATGGTGTTGAAGAAGTAGTGCCTGTTGATGATATAAAAATCGGGGATACTTTAAGAATTCTTCCGGGTGAAAGCGTTCCAGTTGATGGTGAGATAATAAGCGGTACTTCATCTCTAGATCAATCAATTATGACTGGTGAATCATTGCCAATTGATAAGGAAGTTGGTGATGAGGTATTCTGCGGAACCATGAATATGTATGGTGCGATTGATATAAAGGCAACCAGTTTGGGTGAAAATTCATCACTTCAAAAATTAATAGACCTTGTTAAAGCAGCCGATGAAAAACAGGCTCCAACACAAAGAATTGCTGATAAATGGGCTACCTGGTTAGTGCCGGTAGCATTAATAATAGCAATTGGAGCTTGGTTAATAACTGGTAATATAGAAAGAGGTGTTACAGTTTTAGTAGTATTCTGTCCATGTGCATTAATTTTAGCTACACCAACTGCAATTATGGCTGCTATTGGTCAAGCAACAAAATATGGTGTGCTAATTAAATCTGGTGAAGCTTTAGAAACCTTGGGTGGATTAAATACATTGGTATTTGATAAAACTGGAACTTTAACTTACGGTAATTTAGAAGTTTCTGATGTTATTTCTGTAAAAGAAGATCTGACTGATTTGGATTTGCTTAAACTCACTGCTTCATGTGAGAAATTAAGTGAACATCCATTGGCTAAAGCTATTGTAAATAATGCAAAAGAAGCTGAAATCGACATTGAAGAGCCACAAGACTTTAAAATGTATCCTGGAAAAGGTGTTACATGTAAAAATTCTTATGGTCATGTATATGCAGGAAACTCCAAATTTCTATCTGAAAACAATATTGATATAAATATTGATACACAGCTAAATAAATTAAAAAATGAAGGTAAAGCTTCAATTATTGTTGCATTGGATAGTGAAGTTGTTGGTTTGATTGGTTTATCTGATGTAATACGTGAAGATTCCAAAAAAATGATTGATAGTTTACACAACCTTGGAACTGAAACAGTATTGCTTACAGGAGATAACACAGAAACTGCTAATTACTTTGCATCACAAGTTGGAATTGGTAAAGTCTATGGAAATCTGTTGCCAGAAGAAAAACTTTCATGGATTGAAAAATTCAAAAGTGAGGGCAAACAGGTATGTATGATTGGAGATGGTGTAAATGATGCACCTGCACTCAAAACAGCTGATGTTAGTGTTGCAATGGGTTCTGTTGGAAGTGATGTAGCAATAGAAGCAGCAGACATTGCACTTTTGGGTGATGATATAGGTAAGATTCCATATCTTAAAAAGCTTTCTAATTCCACATTATTTACAATCAAAGCAAATATTGCAATTTCAATGACAATTAATGCAGTAGCTATTGTATGTTCTGTATTGGGACTCTTGAATCCTGTAACCGGAGCTATTGTTCACAATGCAGGATCATGTCTTGTAGTTCTTAATGCAGCATTATTATATGATAGAAAATTCGATGACTCCATCAAGAAAATAGACACAAAAAATACGGAACACTCACATTATCACTTCCATGATGACGGCGAGCATTCTCATTCCCATGAAGGTGTTGAAATAATTGATGAAATCAAAACTGAAAAAGGAATAAAGCATATGCATGTACACAAACATGCATTGGATAGACAAAGTTGTGAACCATATCACAACTGA
- a CDS encoding ATP phosphoribosyltransferase: MNDKIILGLPKGSLNNVKRGNTHQLFVDAGYEVKGYEPGDESYEIEILNDDDIVAFLTRPQSTPVELNRGMVDIAIVGEDWIKEESVLRPTNTVKLGDLDYGKTRLIVAVPKESPYDNLSDFFRANKDRKTPILCFTEYPNLTRKFIMENEVYQEMYGDSVPFVQVRGLTDGDNEMVQVINSDGATEVYIAKGADFIVDNTQTGSSLRKAGLKEIETILHSSAGLYASEKCTGEKLKKAQMIYEQLLGAITAKKYFDVKFNIANSKIEEVSNYLVENKLCADEPTLTPGSDFTQINVLIPKAKFPEMIDAIKGFDATSIIRNDLKQLVE, translated from the coding sequence ATGAATGATAAAATAATTTTAGGACTTCCAAAGGGAAGTTTAAACAATGTGAAAAGAGGAAATACTCACCAATTATTTGTTGATGCAGGTTATGAAGTCAAAGGATATGAACCTGGTGATGAATCTTATGAAATTGAAATCTTAAATGATGATGATATTGTAGCATTTTTAACCCGTCCGCAATCCACTCCTGTTGAGTTGAACAGGGGAATGGTTGATATTGCAATTGTTGGTGAAGATTGGATTAAGGAAGAATCAGTTTTAAGACCTACAAATACTGTAAAACTTGGGGATTTGGACTATGGTAAAACCAGGTTGATAGTTGCTGTTCCTAAGGAATCTCCATATGATAATCTCTCAGACTTTTTCAGAGCAAATAAGGATAGAAAAACTCCAATTTTATGTTTCACTGAATATCCTAATTTGACCAGAAAATTCATCATGGAAAATGAGGTATATCAAGAAATGTATGGTGATTCAGTGCCTTTTGTCCAAGTTAGGGGATTGACTGATGGTGATAATGAAATGGTTCAGGTCATTAACTCTGATGGGGCTACTGAAGTTTACATAGCTAAAGGTGCTGATTTTATTGTTGATAATACTCAAACAGGAAGCAGCTTAAGAAAAGCTGGTTTAAAAGAGATTGAAACCATATTGCATTCTTCAGCAGGTCTTTATGCTAGTGAAAAATGTACTGGTGAAAAACTCAAAAAAGCTCAAATGATTTATGAGCAGTTATTGGGTGCCATAACAGCTAAAAAATATTTTGATGTAAAATTCAATATTGCAAACTCAAAAATTGAGGAAGTTTCCAATTATCTGGTTGAAAACAAGTTATGTGCTGATGAACCTACACTTACGCCAGGTTCTGATTTTACACAGATTAACGTGTTAATTCCTAAAGCTAAATTCCCTGAAATGATTGATGCTATTAAAGGTTTTGATGCAACTTCCATTATCAGAAATGATTTGAAACAGTTAGTTGAATAA
- a CDS encoding CBS domain-containing protein, producing the protein MLTSVQKEILQTLINLYQSSNGKSVKGEDIAEVMGRNPGTIRNQMQSLRSLGLVKGVPGPRGGYKPTIEAYHSLNISVSDKDSKVPIYKNGKRVEDVSVAKIEFTSVPQPSECEAAIKILGSIKDLNLGDIISIGPTPVNNLGVIGEIVGRDDMDNILLVDTTTIRSIPKQTVGDIASRDVKSFKIDCSVKEAAKKLVDNEIDGAPVIKDGKVVGVFTLTDLVQAIADDNENKSVGELMSTNVVIVNEDLKIANAIEVMLKKSISRLIIADNDNNLLGIVTRTDLINIITNLEQFPIVTN; encoded by the coding sequence ATGTTAACATCTGTACAAAAAGAAATTTTACAAACCCTAATTAACTTATACCAGTCTTCCAATGGTAAATCAGTCAAGGGTGAGGATATTGCAGAGGTCATGGGCAGAAATCCTGGAACAATTCGTAACCAAATGCAATCCTTAAGAAGTTTAGGTTTAGTTAAAGGTGTACCGGGTCCTAGAGGAGGATACAAACCAACAATTGAAGCTTATCACTCTTTAAACATTTCAGTTTCTGATAAGGATTCAAAGGTACCGATTTATAAAAATGGAAAAAGGGTGGAAGATGTTTCTGTTGCTAAAATAGAATTCACTAGTGTTCCTCAACCTAGTGAATGTGAAGCGGCAATTAAAATTTTAGGAAGCATTAAAGATTTAAATCTTGGAGATATCATCAGTATTGGCCCAACACCCGTAAATAATTTAGGAGTTATTGGTGAAATTGTAGGAAGGGACGATATGGACAATATTTTATTGGTTGATACCACTACAATCAGAAGTATTCCAAAACAAACAGTCGGAGATATTGCAAGCAGGGATGTAAAATCATTTAAAATTGATTGCTCTGTTAAAGAAGCTGCTAAAAAGCTAGTCGATAATGAAATTGATGGAGCACCTGTTATAAAAGATGGTAAAGTTGTTGGAGTATTTACATTAACTGATCTTGTTCAGGCAATAGCTGATGATAATGAAAACAAAAGTGTTGGAGAGTTAATGTCTACAAATGTGGTAATTGTTAATGAAGATTTAAAAATAGCTAACGCAATTGAAGTAATGCTTAAAAAATCTATTTCCAGATTGATTATTGCAGATAATGATAATAATTTACTTGGAATTGTTACAAGAACAGATTTAATTAATATTATTACTAATTTAGAACAATTTCCAATTGTAACCAATTAA
- a CDS encoding deoxyhypusine synthase: MKVNQINVNQDMKVSDLLNQFDESGVLGAGKVARACNILVDMILDEDMSVFLSLGGPLIPGGMRNIVTKMIDEGHVDLIVASGANITHDLVEAFGGSHYRHEGKDDEELNEEGIGRIADINVGSDDFTIFEEEIIKIFEKIASKKKVVSIQELLYEVGLQVEDENSFVATAARNDVPIFAPGLIDSMMGLQLWIFSQDHDFTISAAGDMPLLSDIVFDSKKVGAILLGGGLTKHYTLASNVIKGGLDAAIQITMDRPEAGSLGGAPLEEAKSWAKARCGSSLASVVGDVTVIFPLIYAAALDKISND; this comes from the coding sequence ATGAAGGTAAATCAAATTAATGTCAATCAAGATATGAAAGTATCAGATTTATTAAATCAGTTTGATGAATCTGGTGTTTTGGGTGCGGGTAAAGTAGCACGTGCTTGTAATATATTGGTGGATATGATTTTAGATGAGGATATGAGCGTATTTTTAAGTTTAGGTGGTCCTTTAATACCTGGGGGTATGAGAAATATTGTCACAAAAATGATTGATGAAGGCCATGTTGACTTGATTGTAGCAAGTGGTGCAAATATTACTCATGACCTTGTTGAGGCTTTTGGAGGATCTCATTATCGGCATGAAGGAAAAGATGATGAAGAGCTAAATGAAGAGGGTATAGGTCGTATTGCAGATATTAATGTTGGATCTGATGATTTTACAATTTTTGAAGAGGAAATCATTAAAATCTTTGAAAAAATTGCTTCAAAAAAGAAAGTTGTTTCAATTCAGGAATTGCTCTATGAAGTAGGTTTGCAGGTTGAGGATGAAAACTCCTTTGTTGCAACTGCTGCAAGAAATGATGTTCCGATTTTCGCACCGGGGCTTATTGATTCAATGATGGGTCTTCAATTATGGATTTTTTCACAGGACCACGATTTCACGATAAGTGCTGCAGGGGACATGCCTTTATTGTCAGATATTGTTTTTGATTCTAAAAAAGTAGGTGCAATCCTTTTAGGCGGTGGCCTTACTAAGCATTACACTTTAGCATCAAATGTAATTAAAGGTGGTCTTGATGCTGCTATTCAAATTACGATGGACAGGCCTGAAGCAGGTAGTTTAGGTGGTGCTCCACTTGAAGAGGCAAAATCATGGGCGAAGGCTAGATGTGGATCCAGTCTTGCAAGTGTTGTTGGAGATGTTACCGTTATTTTCCCATTGATTTATGCTGCTGCATTGGATAAAATCAGCAATGATTAA
- a CDS encoding DUF5654 family protein, translating into MANEVTKLIMETILGLITTAFAFVAGLAWNGAIQKLIEQFIGTGDALPSLFIYAIVVTIIAVIVTVLLARVAGKMGIELGDD; encoded by the coding sequence ATGGCAAACGAAGTAACAAAATTAATTATGGAAACAATTTTAGGATTGATTACAACCGCATTCGCATTTGTTGCAGGTTTAGCATGGAATGGTGCTATTCAAAAATTAATCGAACAATTTATAGGTACTGGAGATGCTCTTCCAAGTTTATTCATATATGCTATAGTTGTAACCATTATTGCTGTTATTGTTACTGTATTACTCGCAAGAGTAGCAGGTAAAATGGGTATTGAACTCGGAGACGACTAA
- the pyrF gene encoding orotidine-5'-phosphate decarboxylase yields MNIKNNLILALDVMSESESIEICDSIKEYIDTIKIGYPLALAEGLEIINKLKNKFGFKVICDFKVADIDATNEKICDETFKAGADAIICHGFVGSDSVQACLDMANKHGKELFLLTEMSHPGAKMFLQKNADAIAQMGVDMGITNYVAPATRLDRLSDIRDIVGKDSFIISPGVGKQGGDGKKTLEYSNAIIVGRSIYESDNPKEACAKLIESLN; encoded by the coding sequence ATGAACATAAAAAACAACTTAATTTTAGCCCTAGATGTGATGAGTGAAAGTGAATCTATTGAAATTTGCGATTCAATTAAAGAATACATCGATACAATTAAAATCGGATACCCGCTGGCACTGGCCGAAGGCCTTGAAATAATAAACAAACTGAAAAATAAATTTGGATTTAAAGTAATATGTGATTTTAAAGTGGCTGACATTGATGCAACAAACGAAAAAATCTGCGACGAAACATTCAAAGCAGGAGCAGATGCAATCATATGCCATGGCTTTGTCGGATCTGACAGCGTACAGGCATGTCTCGACATGGCAAATAAACATGGCAAAGAACTGTTCTTACTGACAGAAATGTCACATCCTGGAGCTAAAATGTTTCTGCAAAAAAATGCCGATGCAATAGCTCAGATGGGTGTTGATATGGGAATCACAAACTATGTTGCACCAGCAACCAGGCTTGACAGATTGTCAGATATTCGCGACATTGTTGGAAAAGACTCATTTATCATCTCTCCAGGTGTTGGAAAGCAGGGAGGAGATGGTAAAAAAACATTGGAATATTCAAATGCAATTATTGTTGGAAGAAGTATTTACGAATCAGATAATCCAAAAGAAGCATGTGCGAAATTAATCGAATCATTGAATTGA
- the cbiM gene encoding cobalt ECF transporter S component CbiM, whose amino-acid sequence MHIMEGYLPLNWCIIWFVISFIVVAFGLYQIKKIVDETPESKALLAVSGAFMFVLSSLKLPSVTGSCSHPCGNGLGAALFGPAVTAVLATIVLLFQALLLAHGGLTTLGANIFSMGIVGPLAAWLIYKGLTKANISSTVAIFFAAFLGDLLTYVATSFQLAIAFPAPSFGSALTKFLVIFAVTQVPLAIGEGLLTVIIWDRLKAYKPKLLDKLGALAPNEA is encoded by the coding sequence ATGCATATTATGGAAGGATATTTACCATTGAACTGGTGTATTATATGGTTCGTCATATCATTCATCGTTGTAGCATTTGGTTTATATCAAATTAAGAAAATCGTAGATGAAACCCCTGAATCCAAAGCTTTACTCGCAGTAAGTGGTGCATTCATGTTCGTCTTATCATCTTTGAAATTACCTTCTGTTACTGGAAGTTGTTCTCACCCTTGTGGTAACGGATTAGGTGCAGCATTATTCGGTCCTGCTGTAACCGCAGTACTTGCAACTATTGTACTTTTATTCCAAGCATTATTACTTGCTCACGGTGGATTAACTACTTTAGGTGCAAACATATTCTCTATGGGTATTGTTGGACCATTAGCAGCATGGTTAATATATAAAGGTTTAACAAAAGCTAATATTTCATCAACTGTTGCAATCTTCTTTGCAGCATTCTTAGGTGACTTATTGACTTATGTAGCTACTTCATTCCAATTAGCTATTGCTTTCCCTGCTCCAAGTTTCGGATCAGCATTAACAAAATTCTTAGTTATTTTCGCAGTAACTCAAGTACCATTAGCTATTGGTGAAGGTCTATTAACTGTAATTATCTGGGACAGATTAAAAGCTTACAAACCAAAATTATTAGATAAATTAGGTGCTTTAGCTCCTAATGAAGCATAA
- a CDS encoding energy-coupling factor ABC transporter substrate-binding protein, which produces MKTSTLIILAVVCIILFIAPLIMFNGHGEDDGYFGGADDAAGEAIEETGFKPWFSSIWEPPSGEIESLLFALQAAIGAIIIGYAFGYWRGQGKEE; this is translated from the coding sequence ATGAAAACATCAACATTAATTATATTGGCTGTTGTCTGTATCATATTATTCATTGCACCATTAATAATGTTTAATGGTCATGGAGAAGATGACGGATACTTTGGTGGTGCAGACGATGCAGCAGGTGAAGCTATCGAAGAAACAGGTTTCAAACCTTGGTTTTCATCTATATGGGAACCACCTAGTGGTGAAATAGAAAGTTTATTATTCGCTCTTCAAGCAGCTATAGGTGCAATCATTATTGGATATGCATTTGGTTATTGGAGAGGACAAGGTAAAGAAGAATAA